One Fusarium falciforme chromosome 1, complete sequence genomic window carries:
- a CDS encoding MFS domain-containing protein gives MTMTTKDKPKLPVQQLAILAVARIAEPMAYTSVFPYLPSMVKSFGVKTNKVARWAGITSGVFSIAQSITAVGWGKASDTYGRKPTIIIGLLSTMVCFVIWGMSTSLPMAIIVRAIQGGGNGNVGIIRTMVAEMVPERELQPRAFSIMPLVWSLGSVIGPSFGGFFAEPAKQYPAIFGNIEFFKRFPFALPNLVLTIFFLISATSATLFLHETLPSKRGHRDWGLLVGDRIKRTLRRSPPAPSTRRASFVDGEATAPLLPSKVIPTKRSHEPYGQHKESVFTRQTVINLLAYSFLAFHSVAYDQVLSVFLYHPVEDKTPDNFKFPFYFSGGFGLEHGQIGLIFTLYGIVCGVIQFLLYPPIVTRFGVLRCFRVCCLLMPLVYFLTPYCVLFPTAQSRLIALLVVLLIKAAAIIVAFPSTTILLTNSCTSLRVLGTLNGYATTFSGIGRALGPASTGAVFTWGADNGYMVTPWFYLMFVAILGAIPAYMAVDGKGPTASAESSDAEDDESTDSSTLLLPDDSAIASDSEDEEFQPSSKGKSQQSYGTMNGERN, from the exons TCGGTGTCAAGACAAATAAGGTCGCTCGTTGGGCTGGTATCACCTCGGGtgtcttctccatcgccCAAAGTATCACCGCTGTTGGCTGGGGAAAGGCATCTGATACGTATGGTCGAAagcccaccatcatcatcggtcTCTTGAGTACCATGGTGTGCTTTGTGATTTGGGGCATGTCTACCAGCTTGCCCATGGCCATTATCGTGCGAGCTATCCAGGGTGGTGGAAACGGCAATG TCGGTATCATCAGAACTATGGTGGCTGAGATGGTTCCAGAGAGGGAACTGCAACCTAGAGCCTTCAGTATCATGCCCCTAGTCTGGAGTTTGGGTTCTGTCATCGGTCCCAGCTTCGGCGGCTTCTTTGCTGAGCCGGCAAAGCAGTACCCGGCCATCTTCGGAAACATTGAGTTTTTCAAGCGTTTCCCTTTTGCCCTTCCTAACTTGGTCTtgaccatcttcttcctcatttCCGCCACCAGCGCAACTCTGTTCCTCCAT GAAACACTCCCGAGCAAGCGAGGTCATCGGGATTGGGGTCTTTTGGTTGGTGATCGCATCAAGCGCACCTTGAGACGTTCACCCCCGGCCCCCTCAACACGCCGAGCCTCCTTCGTGGATGGAGAGGCTACTGCTCCTCTTCTCCCCAGCAAGGTGATCCCAACGAAGCGCAGTCATGAGCCCTATGGGCAGCATAAGGAGAGTGTTTTTACTCGCCAGAccgtcatcaacctccttgcTTATTCGTTCCTGGCCTTCCACTCAGTTGCCTATGATCAGGTCCTCAGCGTCTTCCTGTACCACCCGGTTGAGGACAAGACCCCCGACAACTTCAAGTTCCCGTTCTACTTTTCTGGAGGATTTGGGTTGGAGCACGGCCAGATCGGTTTGATCTTCACGTTGTACGGCATCGTCTGTGGTGTGATCCAATTCCTGCTCTACCCCCCGATTGTGACTCGGTTCGGCGTTCTGCGATGCTTTAGAGTTTGCT GTCTTCTCATGCCCCTTGTGTACTTCCTCACCCCGTACTGCGTGCTCTTCCCAACGGCACAGTCCCGGCTCATCGCCCTCTTGGTTGTTCTGTTGATCAAGGCGGCTGCTATTATCGTTGCCTTCCCCTCAACTACTATCCTCCTCACCAACTCTTGCACCTCGCTCCGCGTGCTGGGCACCCTGAACGGATACGCCACCACCTTCAGCGGCATCGGCCGAGCCCTAGGCCCAGCCTCGACGGGCGCCGTCTTCACCTGGGGCGCTGACAACGGCTACATGGTCACGCCTTGGTTCTACCTCATGTTTGTGGCCATTCTCGGTGCCATCCCGGCGTATATGGCCGTCGATGGCAAGGGTCCTACTGCCTCGGCGGAGAGCAGTGAtgccgaagatgacgagtCTACTGATTCCAGCACGCTACTGCTGCCGGACGACTCTGCGATAGCTTCGGATTCTGAAGATGAGGAGTTTCAGCCCTCGAGCAAGGGCAAGTCGCAGCAGAGCTACGGAACCATGAATGGAGAGAGAAACTAG